The Microcoleus sp. FACHB-672 DNA segment TGTGTTCGCTGGGAATGGAGTCCCCTTGATATTCTGGGTAAAAATTTTGTTCTGCCCCACTAAATCCGCTGTTGTAATGATTAGGGTTAGTGGTTACAGGTAGCGGGGATCTGTCGCCTTCCCACGGTGCATAGGGGAGGGAGAACCCTGTACTTTCTATGCTGTTATAGCAGCGGATTGAGGCGACTCCCTTAACAATGTAAATTGTCGTTATGCAATTTCTAAAAGCGTCGGGGATAGGGTTCCACGGTTCCGGATAGTCATCCGGGCGGCTACCGGGCGGGGGTGGCGGCGGTGTGGGTGTGGGCGTTGGTGTGGGCGTTGGTGTAGGCGTTGGTGTAGGCGTTGGCGTAGGCGTTGGTGTAGGCGTCGGAGATACGGGCGATGTTGGCTTAGGCCACGGCCAATCCCACGGCAGCGGCAACTCTGGAAGCCGGGGGCTAGGAAATTTTATGGGAGGGAGTTCGGGCAACTCCGGCATCGGAATATTAGGGAGTTGAATAGAGGGAAGTCTGAAGGGCGGTAGCTGTATGTCGGGAAGTTTGATATCGGGTAGACGGTTGGGGGGTTTAAATATCGCGGGAGGTGGCAAGGCGTCAGCAATATCTCTCGCCTGGTCGAACATATCGCGTAAAATGTCGCGGGCGGATTCTCCAATGTCTTGACCCGCCTCTAATCCTTCCGCAATTTTTGGGCGCATTTCCCACAAGTCATCCATAAACTGGTCATCTAGTGGGCCTAAGTCTAGTAGACCCCTGGCGGTTCCACCTATCAGACCACTAACATAATCCTCTAACCCATACATTTCATCAGGGTGTGTCTCATAGGCTAGATCCAGCGCACTAGAAGGGCTACCGATTCGCCGTCGGCTAGGTTGCGGAAAGGCAACGGGCCGAAGACTTTCCCGTGTTGCTTCACCCACTGTCGGCAGTGGGCGTGAGGGGTTGGGAATGATTGTCGGCTCTGGCGCAGGAATCGAAAGGTTAGGAGCTGGCCGGGCCGGAGCTATAACCACTTGCGCCGGGGCGATCATCACTTGGGTTGTCATTTCCAAACCTTCAGAGTCACAACCACATTTGCAGCGCTAGACGCTAGATATAGTGTTTTGCCAACAAGATAGACATTATTTTCACCATCCTCAATATCTGCCGGCAGTATTTCATAGCTGCCGTTGCGCGTTGCTACAACTCCGGGAACCCAGCTGTATCGCACGTCTGCAACAACGTCATTCACTCCGGCATCGCCGCGGCACTTGAGATAATACCGGCGCGTACCGTCTGGAATGATTAGCGGGTATTGCTCGTTAGCGTTCGTAAGGGTCAAGGTTTTTATCTCAGGGTTAGATACCTCGAAAGAATCAGAACTAGGAGATTCTTCTGACGCGGCAATATTTATCGTTACAACGTCTGTGCCCTCTAGTAACCCGTTCCAAGCGGTTGCCGGGTTATCCTCAAATTTTCCCCAGACTTTGACGTTCTCGCCGACCATCACTGTGTTACGGGTTGTCAGTCGCGGGATTAAGTTTAAGGAATAATAAGGTTGCCGGTTCCATAAAAGCGCCTCGCCTTGGTCGAAAAGTACGTTTGAGTTCGGGTATTCAAAGTAAAGAAGAAATCGCTTAGAAGGGTGCGATTTGGCAATCTCATAAAAATCCGCACTTTGTTCGCTACGGGTTGCCAGCGCTGCGACGGCTGTCGGCACAAGCTCAGGCAGTGAACGAATCCGTGCTTTGCAAAGCATGTCGACAATATACCCAGACAAGTTAACGCCATTCTTCTGCCCGGGTGTGTAGAGTAGTTGCGCGGTCGCTGAATTTGCTGCATTAAAAATTACGCCCTTGCCGGTGTTTTTGAAAAAACTGCGGTTTGCATCTACCACTTAAAAATTCCTCTGCCAATTTTTTAATTTTGGCATAACGGTTTGCCATAACTTTGCGGGTTAATAGTGTTGTGACAGTTACAGCTGCAAGTGTCACACATAGCAACAAATTGGCAGGATTTTGGCAGAGGATTGGCAGAGGATTTGCAACCGACACGCGAAACCGGCTCAAACCGGGGATAATAGCTACTATCGCACCGCAGAGGTCAGGGATTCGAGTTCCCTATTCTCCATTAACAACAGCAAGGTAATCAATCTAAAGTCTACTAAAACTTGACTAAGTGCAGGAGGGCCTTTGAGACCCATTAAGCTGCCCTTAGCTTCTCTTCCCCTTTGACTGGTTATCGTGCTTACAGACGATTCTAGAGGAAGTACAGATAGCTCTAACAGAACTATGGCTTAACTGGGTTAATAAAATACCATAGCTAACTACCCTAGTCAATAATGTTTTCTATAAGGACTTACAGAATCTATAAACTCACAATCTCCTAAAAGGTTAGCTGTAATTAAACGAGCTACTCTACTTCTATTCCAATAAGATGTATGAGAACTTGTTAATCCTTTAGCCATAGATAATCCAGCTAAATTAGAAAAGGGTTGTGAAATTTTTTTCATAAGATTATGGGATGCAATAAACTTATCTCTAAAAAAGAGATTACAGGATGAATCAATATTTAAACTCGCAGAAATAGGATATGCAAAAACATCAGAAGCATGAATTAAATTAATCCACCTCAAAGGTGATTTTAAATATCTACTAGCAAACCTTTTTAAATTTTTAGGCGGAATCCCTAACATTAAATTAAAAAGTAATATAGGAGAACCCATTGTGGTAATACTTCTAAGATAAACTTTTGGTTGATCATTAGAAACACTTAAACCTTTTATCATACTTCTTATATAAAATGCTGGATCGTCAACTCCATATTTATCAGAAAATAAAATATCATATAAGATTACCCCTCCCAAAGAATGAGCGATTATATGAAGTTCTTGTTCTAGAGGATGTTTTTTTAAATATTCAAATAATTGCATTGCAATTATTTTTCTAATCTCTTTACCATCCTCTGTATTTAGATAAGTGAACATATCCCCAAAAAACTTATTTATAAAGAACTCACGATATTGACTATACTGAAACACATCTCCCAAATCGATCTTAGATTTATTGCAAAAATTGTTTAAATCTTGCTGAACCCAGTTCCACAGTGGAGGTGTATTTTCTAAAACTCCTCCCCATTGACTGCAACAAAAATACGGTTTGGTTTGTTTTCTTTTATCAAAATCATCTCTGATTTTTTCTATTAGTTCAAAAGCATACTTGTCATGTCTTGTAGCAACTCCATGAATGAAAAATACAAGCATCTATTTTAACCTCTGTTTTCTTCTACACATAAGCTAAAAACTTCATCTATCCATTCAGGTACTGAGTTTTCATAATATTCAATTGCTAACTTTCCCATAGCTTGTGTAGAAAGCCAATCTAAACTACCCCCAACTATTGCGCCTACAACAGGAACTGCTTTGCCAAGTGTTTTCTGAACAGATTTTTCTACTACTTTTCTTCCTCCTACTTTCCATAAAGCTTTTGTTAAATGCTTTGACATTCCTTTCATGGTGGATTTAACTATTGTTTTACTACCGTATTTAGTAATAGTTTTAGCAGCATACTTTGTACTTCTTTCTGTAGTTACTTTAATAATTGATTCTTTGGCACTTCTTTCTAAAGATTTTAGTGCGTGTTTAGGCGCTGACTTCAATGCTTCTGCAATTACTAACATCTTTAACTCTTCTATAGATCCATTAGACAAAACTAAAAAGATATCTGTTTTAATATCAGTGTTCGCAGGAGTATATTCGTACAAATAAGCAATACAGCGAATTGTAAAAGCTTGAATTCTCCAAAATTTAACTATATTTATAGGAATAGTTGCGGGTAAAGTAATTAAACCTCCCAGTCCAGCAACAGCACCTAATACACCACTATTAATAGATTGTTCATCAAT contains these protein-coding regions:
- a CDS encoding EcsC family protein, which translates into the protein MPSGLTELFLSCKSYPLATAKSNYVNQNMDISVLQEALESLINMMISSDPEEINKYLNKIRSENPTLSKRAIAEKIIDEQSINSGVLGAVAGLGGLITLPATIPINIVKFWRIQAFTIRCIAYLYEYTPANTDIKTDIFLVLSNGSIEELKMLVIAEALKSAPKHALKSLERSAKESIIKVTTERSTKYAAKTITKYGSKTIVKSTMKGMSKHLTKALWKVGGRKVVEKSVQKTLGKAVPVVGAIVGGSLDWLSTQAMGKLAIEYYENSVPEWIDEVFSLCVEENRG